One Pecten maximus unplaced genomic scaffold, xPecMax1.1, whole genome shotgun sequence DNA window includes the following coding sequences:
- the LOC117318615 gene encoding galactose-3-O-sulfotransferase 3-like, whose amino-acid sequence MFGIRQRSGRFKRRGILLCLLLMIMMSILQVRYYAMSGSSGRNHWEKFIWQARDIYNESQSSGLWFRVNNDGRVKQHIAFLKVHKAASSTAQNIFLRYAMKRDLVVVIPHVNKIFYPNIISTGTTVTSKNILPPPTNRSYEILCCHVIYDRIAFERIMPRDTVYIGIIREPFGHFVSILNYFRPKEVLDINDTLAVSKYLQEPTRYTKLNSKSYVNNRMAREFGFPSDLYITHNETEIQFYIDKLESEFQLVIIVELFDECMILMRRLLNWRLSDVFYLKKNVKNELFEKIKFTAGDVDRYRKWAVLDYALYDHFYQRLLNQIRMQGPTFNEELLYFKRIRRDMDFFCNPMPGVKKSGVYHFHASRWNPPFIITEEDCKYMNIGETAFIKEIRFKQYGL is encoded by the coding sequence GCGTGGGATACTTTTGTGTCTGCTGCTTATGATAATGATGTCCATCCTCCAGGTCCGATATTATGCCATGTCTGGATCATCAGGACGAAATCACTGGGAAAAGTTCATTTGGCAAGCACGTGATATATATAACGAAAGCCAGAGTAGCGGACTCTGGTTTCGTGTAAATAATGATGGTAGAGTGAAGCAACACATTGCCTTTCTGAAGGTACACAAGGCTGCAAGTTCAACAGCACAAAACATCTTCCTCCGGTATGCCATGAAAAGAGATTTAGTAGTGGTGATTCCACATGTCAACAAGATTTTTTATCCAAATATTATCAGCACTGGGACCACTGTGACGTCAAAGAATATTCTTCCTCCTCCAACAAATAGATCCTATGAAATCCTCTGCTGCCATGTCATATACGACAGAATAGCATTTGAGAGAATAATGCCGAGAGACACGGTCTATATTGGGATCATACGAGAACCTTTTGGGCATTTTGTATCCATTCTTAACTATTTCAGGCCTAAAGAAGTACTTGATATTAATGATACTTTGGCAGTTTCGAAATATTTACAAGAACCTACGCGCTACACAAAACTGAACTCTAAAAGTTACGTAAACAACAGAATGGCCAGAGAATTTGGATTTCCGTCAGATCTTTACATAACTCATAATGAAACCGAAATACAGTTTTATATAGATAAATTAGAATCAGAATTCCAGCTAGTTATCATTGTGGAACTATTTGACGAATGTATGATATTAATGCGTCGACTTTTGAATTGGAGACTGTCTGATGTGTTTTATCTTaagaaaaatgttaaaaatgaattattcgAGAAAATTAAGTTCACAGCCGGTGATGTTGACCGTTACAGGAAATGGGCTGTACTTGACTATGCTCTATATGATCATTTTTATCAGAGGCTTCTAAACCAGATTCGAATGCAAGGTCCTACTTTTAATGAGGAACTACTTTATTTTAAGCGAATACGGCGTGATATGGACTTTTTCTGTAACCCAATGCCAGGAGTGAAGAAGTCAGGTGTATATCACTTTCATGCCTCGAGATGGAATCCGCCATTCATCATCACAGAAGAAGACTGCAAATACATGAATATAGGAGAGACCGCATTCATTAAAGAGATACGATTCAAACAATATGGACTTTAG